The sequence CACTCTTTTTTCTCTTATTCCCAATCACTTCAAGCCAATCGTCCTGCTCATTTACCACAGCAACCATCTCCATAGTTTCAAAAGCATCATCTGTACCGGTTAACAGGTCGGGCCTTTTATGAATAACTGCCTTTTGGATAAAAGCTGCCGGTACTGCATCTATGGCAAGCAGATATGCATGAACCCACCCTTGTTTTCCATCAGATAACCTAATATTGTAAAATTCCCTGTTTTTATCAGTAGAATCTATGGCGGTATCTCCGAGCATGGTGAGGGTTTCACCAAGCGAAATTGAGGCTAACCATTTAGCCTGTTTTGAAGGTGCATCACGCAATGTGCTGCCCTCCCAGATACAAACCGCTGATAGCTCTTTGGCGGTGGTATCTTCCTGTTCAGATCGTTCTGTGCAGGAAGCCACTATTACCATAATAAGTAAGATTAAAATCTTTTTCATTATTTAAAAAATGTAAAAAGGAAACCTAAAATAAATGCTATCTGCCCTATCCAAAAGGCAAACATCCAGCGAATATTTTGGGTATGTAATGAGTGCATTTCTGTTCTTAGCCCACCTATTTCTTCTGCTAATCTTTTTTCAAATTTTTGTTCTGCATGTTCAATAATATCTCCCTTATTGTTACCATTAGCATCATTTATTAGGTCAACAAGAGAATCGGAAGCTTCATCTCCTAATTTCTCTCTTAAAGGTTTTGGTATTGTAATAATTGCCATAGTTTAGTATGTTTTATAATATTAAACGAATAATAATCAAAATTAGTTTATTTCATAAACGCCACCAAAATATCATGCTCGGTAATTATATGAACTTTGTTGTCTTTATCCCTAACTAATAAGGCTTTGTTTTCTTCGTTGATCAGCGATGAAAGTACATCAAGCGTGTTATCCATCGCCACAAAAGGAAACGGTTCATCCATTATCTCCCCAACAGGTTTACCCATGATATTAGGATTTTCGATCAGGGCGCTCACCACGTGAGTATCCATCAGGCTTCCAACTATATTACCATTTTCAAAGACGACAATTTGTGATATTGCCGTTTTGTTCATCTTTTTGATCGCTTCACCTACTGTTTCATTTTTTTCAATGGTTATAAGCTTTCCATTTTCTCTCTTACTTAGTATAATTTCCCGGGCCGTAGCAAATCCTTTCTTTTCCAGGAAGCCATGATCATTCATCCAGTCATCATTATAGACTTTATTGAGATAGCGTGTTCCATGGTCGGGCAGGATTATTACCATAAGATCGTCTTTATTCAAATGCTGCTTTGCCCATTCCAATGCTCCATGAACCGCTGAACCTGAAGACCAGCCGGCAAATATGCCTTCTTCTCTTACAAGCCTTCTCGTCATCAGGGCTGCATCTTTATCAGTAACCTTTACAAATTCGTCAATCAGGTCAAAATCTACGTTTTTAGGAAGTATATCTTCGCCAATTCCCTCGGTGAGGTAAGGATATATCTCATTTTTATCAAAAATGCCTGTTTCTTTATACTTTTTGAAAACCGAGCCATAAGTATCTATTCCCACAGTTTTGATATCTTTGTTTTGTTCTCTCAAATACTTAGCCACCCCGCATATCGTTCCTCCGGTACCTACTCCTGCTGCAAAACAGGTGATCTTACCCTCTGTCTGCTTCCAGATCTCCGGCCCGGTGGATTCATAATGAGCGGCTGTATTGGACAGATTATCGTATTGATTCACATACACGGAATTGGGTATTTCTTTGTGAAATTTCCTGGCAACAGAATAATAAGACCTCGGATCATCCGATGACACATTGGTAGGGCAAACGACCACCTCTGCTCCAAAAGCCCTGAGAATATTTATTTTTTCCTGTGATTGCTTGTCTGAGACCGTAAAAATACATTTATAGCCTTTGGAAATAGCAGTTAAAGCTAATCCCATACCGGTATTGCCTGACGTCCCTTCTATGATGGTGCCGCCAGGTTTGAGTGTTCCTTCTTTTTCAGCATCTTCAATCATTTTTAAAGCGATCCTGTCTTTTACGGAGTGGCCGGGATTAAAATATTCAACCTTGACCAGGATGGCGCCCTTGATGCCTTTAGTTAGCTGGCTGAGCTTTATCAGGGGCGTGTTTCCAACGGTTTCTATGATGGAGTCGTGATACATTGTTCTATTGTTCTATTGTTCTATTGCATTGTATTGAGTGTCTGTATTTTTTCAAAAATTATCTTTTGATTGTATTCTTCAAATATAATTTTGAACTTGTTAAATATATCTTTTCTTCCTAATAAATATGGAACTTGTTCCGTTAAAGCAATAGCTACATTTGATTTTATTTCAACATTTGCGATTTTAAGTTCAACTTCCTTTATTATTACTGATATACCACCACGCCCAACTCCACTTAATCCTTTAATTTCTTCATCTTCGATCCTAATTCCTAAAAATCTAATAAATGATAAAGGTAAAAGTGTTATATCTGCTCCTGAATCCACACAACCCAATGCAGAAACCCAACCTGTATTTGTTTTTATTCCGAATTCAATAAGCGGCATTAGAATTTCTCCAAATATAGGCGTACTTTCTTTTTTATATCTGAATTCCATATCAAATAAATAGGCCCTCTTTCCGAACAAATGCCAATACTGGGTTTTTGTCTGGATGTTCTTTTTTAG comes from Cytophagales bacterium and encodes:
- a CDS encoding pyridoxal-phosphate dependent enzyme, with the protein product MYHDSIIETVGNTPLIKLSQLTKGIKGAILVKVEYFNPGHSVKDRIALKMIEDAEKEGTLKPGGTIIEGTSGNTGMGLALTAISKGYKCIFTVSDKQSQEKINILRAFGAEVVVCPTNVSSDDPRSYYSVARKFHKEIPNSVYVNQYDNLSNTAAHYESTGPEIWKQTEGKITCFAAGVGTGGTICGVAKYLREQNKDIKTVGIDTYGSVFKKYKETGIFDKNEIYPYLTEGIGEDILPKNVDFDLIDEFVKVTDKDAALMTRRLVREEGIFAGWSSGSAVHGALEWAKQHLNKDDLMVIILPDHGTRYLNKVYNDDWMNDHGFLEKKGFATAREIILSKRENGKLITIEKNETVGEAIKKMNKTAISQIVVFENGNIVGSLMDTHVVSALIENPNIMGKPVGEIMDEPFPFVAMDNTLDVLSSLINEENKALLVRDKDNKVHIITEHDILVAFMK